A window of Dromiciops gliroides isolate mDroGli1 chromosome X, mDroGli1.pri, whole genome shotgun sequence contains these coding sequences:
- the FGD1 gene encoding FYVE, RhoGEF and PH domain-containing protein 1 isoform X1, which translates to MQGTGGTAPPGSPGPPRPPRPGRFSCHIEGAQPRPGSQLLVKSLSLEPNPQGGPSETPSLKPSPSKRPPGPKPQVPPKPSHLLGPRLAPLLEPIPPPPSRPLPADPRLTRASHSRAEATVGASAVSSLIERFEREPAILAPEAGGLVPSELTTDSPCLLLSAPGEKVPNRDSGIGSISSPSNNEETCLASGGGSSDGGSGSQAILGPSSDPLPAAPHSPMEADSDLDEEEEEDDEEEGREGLPRPRMERQDSSELTVQQKVFHIANELLQTEKAYVSRLYLLDQVFCARLLEEARTRSSFPADVVHGIFSNICSIYCFHQQFLLPELEKRMEEWDRYPRIGDILQKLAPFLKMYGEYVKNFDRAVELVNTWTERSAPFKVIIHEVQKEEACGNLTLQHHMLEPVQRIPRYELLLKDYLLKLPHGSPDSKDAEKSLELIATAAEHSNAAIRKMERMHKLLKVYELLGGEEDIVSPANELIKEGHILKLSAKNGTTQDRYLILFNDRLLYCVPKLRLLGQKFSVRACIDVDGLELKESSNLNLPRTFLVSGKQRSLELQARTEEEKKDWIQAIHATLMKHERTLETFRLLNSAPREEEDTPPSSPNVDLGKRAPTPIREKEVTMCMCCQEPFNPITKRRHHCKACGHVVCGKCSEFRARLVYDNNRSNRVCLDCYTALRGAQGPSPSPGQNTPQRRRSILEKQASVAAENSLVCSFMHYMEKGAKGWHKAWFVVPESEPLVLYIYGAPQDVKAQRSLPLIGFEVGAPEASEHKERRHVFKITQSHLAWYFSPETEELQRRWMDVLARAGRGDELQAGRSILESGEESETAAAAVAASAMATGPGPELEPPPPSTSKQGPQG; encoded by the exons ATGCAGGGCACTGGCGGAACCGCCCCCCCAGGGAGCCCGGGGCCCCCGAGGCCCCCGAGGCCCGGCCGCTTCTCCTGCCATATCGAGGGGGCCCAGCCCAGGCCTG GGTCTCAGCTACTTGTCAAGAGTCTCTCCTTGGAACCCAACCCCCAGGGAGGCCCTTCTGAGACTCCCAGTCTCAAACCCTCCCCCTCCAAGAGGCCCCCAGGGCCCAAGCCTCAGG TGCCCCCCAAGCCATCCCATCTCCTGGGTCCCCGGCTGGCCCCCCTGCTGGaacccattcccccacccccctcccgcCCGCTTCctgcagaccccaggctgaccaggGCCTCCCACTCTCGGGCTGAGGCAACTGTGGGGGCTTCAGCTGTATCCTCCCTGATCGAGAGGTTTGAGAG AGAACCTGCCATCCTGGCACCTGAGGCGGGGGGGCTTGTGCCCTCAGAACTGACAACAGACTCCCCATGCCTCCTCCTGTCTGCTCCGGGGGAGAAGGTGCCCAACCGAGACAGTGGCATTGGAAGCATTAGTTCACCCTCAAACAACGAGGAGACCTGCTTGGccagtggtggtggcagcagtgaTGGCGGCAGCGGCAGCCAGGCCATCCTAGGACCCTCCAGTGACCCGCTCCCTGCAGCTCCACACAGCCCCATGGAAGCTGATAGTGACctggatgaggaagaagaggaagatgatgaagaggaggggagagaggggctgCCCAGGCCCAGAATGGAGAGACAGGACTCTTCAGAG CTAACAGTTCAGCAGAAGGTGTTCCACATCGCCAATGAACTCCTGCAGACGGAAAAGGCCTATGTGTCACGGCTGTACCTCCTGGACCAG GTGTTCTGTGCCCGACTATTAGAGGAGGCCCGGACCCGAAGCTCCTTCCCAGCTGATGTGGTCCATGGTATCTTCTCCAATATCTGCTCCATCTACTGTTTCCACCAGCAGTTCCTGCTGCCAGAGCTTGAGAAGCGAATGGAAGAGTG GGACCGGTACCCTCGAATCGGAGACATCCTGCAGAAGCTCGCACCATTCCTGAAGATGTATGGTGAGTACGTCAAGAACTTTGACAGGGCCGTGGAGCTGGTGAACACGTGGACAGAGCGCTCAGCCCCTTTCAAGGTCATCATCCACGAAGTACAG AAAGAGGAGGCCTGTGGGAACCTAACTCTGCAGCACCACATGCTGGAACCTGTGCAGCGCATTCCCCGCTATGAGCTGCTGCTGAAAGACTATCTGCTTAAGCTTCCTCATGGCTCCCCAGACAGCAAGGATGCAGAGA AATCATTGGAATTGATCGCTACTGCAGCTGAGCATTCCAATGCTGCCATACGCAAGATG GAGAGAATGCACAAACTCCTGAAGGTCTATGAGTTgcttggaggggaggaggatattGTCAGTCCCGCGAACGAGCTCATCAAAGAGGGTCACATCCTCAAGCTATCTGCCAAGAATGGGACCACTCAGGATCGGTACCTCATCCTG TTCAACGACCGCTTACTGTACTGTGTCCCCAAGCTCCGACTCCTGGGACAGAAGTTCAGTGTGCGAGCCTGCATAGATGTGGATGGCCTTGAG CTGAAGGAAAGTTCCAACCTGAACCTGCCCCGAACCTTCCTGGTGTCTGGGAAGCAGCGTTCTCTAGAGCTACAGGCCAG gactgaggaggagaagaaggattgGATCCAG GCCATCCATGCCACTCTCATGAAGCATGAGCGCACACTGGAGACCTTCAGACTATTGAACTCAGCCCCCCGAGAAGAGGAAGACACACCCCCTAGCTCACCG AACGTGGACCTTGGGAAGCGTGCCCCGACACCCATCCGAGAGAAGGAGGTGACAATGTGTATGTGCTGCCAAGAGCCCTTCAACCCAATCACCAAACGAAGACACCACTGTAAAGCCTGTGGCCAT GTGGTGTGCGGCAAGTGCTCAGAGTTCCGGGCCCGATTGGTCTATGATAACAACCGTTCTAATCGAGTGTGTCTTGATTGCTACACTGCCTTGCGTGGGGCCCAGGGACCCAGCCCAAGTCCAGGGCAGAACACACCCCAACGGAGACGCTCCATTCTAGAG AAACAGGCATCAGTGGCTGCTGAGAACAGCCTTGTTTGCAGCTTCATGCACTACATGGAGAAAGGTGCCAAGGGCTGGCACAAGGCCTGGTTCGTAGTCCCTGAAAGTGAGCCCCTTGTTCTCTACATCTATGGAGCTCCTCAG GACGTGAAAGCCCAGCGCAGCCTGCCCCTTATTGGCTTTGAGGTGGGGGCACCAGAGGCCAGTGAGCACAAGGAGAGGCGTCATGTCTTCAAGATCACCCAGAGTCACCTGGCCTGGTACTTTAGCCCAGAGACTGAGGAGCTTCAGAGGCGGTGGATGGATGTGTTGGCCCGAGCTGGGCGGGGAGATGAACTCCAGGCAGGCCGTTCCATTCTTGAGTCCGGAGAGGAGAgtgaaacagcagcagcagctgttgCAGCCTCAGCAATGGCAACAGGCCCTGGCCCAGAGCTAGAACCCCCTCCTCCTTCCACCTCCAAGCAGGGACCCCAGGGCTGA
- the FGD1 gene encoding FYVE, RhoGEF and PH domain-containing protein 1 isoform X2, whose amino-acid sequence MQGTGGTAPPGSPGPPRPPRPGRFSCHIEGAQPRPGSQLLVKSLSLEPNPQGGPSETPSLKPSPSKRPPGPKPQDPRLTRASHSRAEATVGASAVSSLIERFEREPAILAPEAGGLVPSELTTDSPCLLLSAPGEKVPNRDSGIGSISSPSNNEETCLASGGGSSDGGSGSQAILGPSSDPLPAAPHSPMEADSDLDEEEEEDDEEEGREGLPRPRMERQDSSELTVQQKVFHIANELLQTEKAYVSRLYLLDQVFCARLLEEARTRSSFPADVVHGIFSNICSIYCFHQQFLLPELEKRMEEWDRYPRIGDILQKLAPFLKMYGEYVKNFDRAVELVNTWTERSAPFKVIIHEVQKEEACGNLTLQHHMLEPVQRIPRYELLLKDYLLKLPHGSPDSKDAEKSLELIATAAEHSNAAIRKMERMHKLLKVYELLGGEEDIVSPANELIKEGHILKLSAKNGTTQDRYLILFNDRLLYCVPKLRLLGQKFSVRACIDVDGLELKESSNLNLPRTFLVSGKQRSLELQARTEEEKKDWIQAIHATLMKHERTLETFRLLNSAPREEEDTPPSSPNVDLGKRAPTPIREKEVTMCMCCQEPFNPITKRRHHCKACGHVVCGKCSEFRARLVYDNNRSNRVCLDCYTALRGAQGPSPSPGQNTPQRRRSILEKQASVAAENSLVCSFMHYMEKGAKGWHKAWFVVPESEPLVLYIYGAPQDVKAQRSLPLIGFEVGAPEASEHKERRHVFKITQSHLAWYFSPETEELQRRWMDVLARAGRGDELQAGRSILESGEESETAAAAVAASAMATGPGPELEPPPPSTSKQGPQG is encoded by the exons ATGCAGGGCACTGGCGGAACCGCCCCCCCAGGGAGCCCGGGGCCCCCGAGGCCCCCGAGGCCCGGCCGCTTCTCCTGCCATATCGAGGGGGCCCAGCCCAGGCCTG GGTCTCAGCTACTTGTCAAGAGTCTCTCCTTGGAACCCAACCCCCAGGGAGGCCCTTCTGAGACTCCCAGTCTCAAACCCTCCCCCTCCAAGAGGCCCCCAGGGCCCAAGCCTCAGG accccaggctgaccaggGCCTCCCACTCTCGGGCTGAGGCAACTGTGGGGGCTTCAGCTGTATCCTCCCTGATCGAGAGGTTTGAGAG AGAACCTGCCATCCTGGCACCTGAGGCGGGGGGGCTTGTGCCCTCAGAACTGACAACAGACTCCCCATGCCTCCTCCTGTCTGCTCCGGGGGAGAAGGTGCCCAACCGAGACAGTGGCATTGGAAGCATTAGTTCACCCTCAAACAACGAGGAGACCTGCTTGGccagtggtggtggcagcagtgaTGGCGGCAGCGGCAGCCAGGCCATCCTAGGACCCTCCAGTGACCCGCTCCCTGCAGCTCCACACAGCCCCATGGAAGCTGATAGTGACctggatgaggaagaagaggaagatgatgaagaggaggggagagaggggctgCCCAGGCCCAGAATGGAGAGACAGGACTCTTCAGAG CTAACAGTTCAGCAGAAGGTGTTCCACATCGCCAATGAACTCCTGCAGACGGAAAAGGCCTATGTGTCACGGCTGTACCTCCTGGACCAG GTGTTCTGTGCCCGACTATTAGAGGAGGCCCGGACCCGAAGCTCCTTCCCAGCTGATGTGGTCCATGGTATCTTCTCCAATATCTGCTCCATCTACTGTTTCCACCAGCAGTTCCTGCTGCCAGAGCTTGAGAAGCGAATGGAAGAGTG GGACCGGTACCCTCGAATCGGAGACATCCTGCAGAAGCTCGCACCATTCCTGAAGATGTATGGTGAGTACGTCAAGAACTTTGACAGGGCCGTGGAGCTGGTGAACACGTGGACAGAGCGCTCAGCCCCTTTCAAGGTCATCATCCACGAAGTACAG AAAGAGGAGGCCTGTGGGAACCTAACTCTGCAGCACCACATGCTGGAACCTGTGCAGCGCATTCCCCGCTATGAGCTGCTGCTGAAAGACTATCTGCTTAAGCTTCCTCATGGCTCCCCAGACAGCAAGGATGCAGAGA AATCATTGGAATTGATCGCTACTGCAGCTGAGCATTCCAATGCTGCCATACGCAAGATG GAGAGAATGCACAAACTCCTGAAGGTCTATGAGTTgcttggaggggaggaggatattGTCAGTCCCGCGAACGAGCTCATCAAAGAGGGTCACATCCTCAAGCTATCTGCCAAGAATGGGACCACTCAGGATCGGTACCTCATCCTG TTCAACGACCGCTTACTGTACTGTGTCCCCAAGCTCCGACTCCTGGGACAGAAGTTCAGTGTGCGAGCCTGCATAGATGTGGATGGCCTTGAG CTGAAGGAAAGTTCCAACCTGAACCTGCCCCGAACCTTCCTGGTGTCTGGGAAGCAGCGTTCTCTAGAGCTACAGGCCAG gactgaggaggagaagaaggattgGATCCAG GCCATCCATGCCACTCTCATGAAGCATGAGCGCACACTGGAGACCTTCAGACTATTGAACTCAGCCCCCCGAGAAGAGGAAGACACACCCCCTAGCTCACCG AACGTGGACCTTGGGAAGCGTGCCCCGACACCCATCCGAGAGAAGGAGGTGACAATGTGTATGTGCTGCCAAGAGCCCTTCAACCCAATCACCAAACGAAGACACCACTGTAAAGCCTGTGGCCAT GTGGTGTGCGGCAAGTGCTCAGAGTTCCGGGCCCGATTGGTCTATGATAACAACCGTTCTAATCGAGTGTGTCTTGATTGCTACACTGCCTTGCGTGGGGCCCAGGGACCCAGCCCAAGTCCAGGGCAGAACACACCCCAACGGAGACGCTCCATTCTAGAG AAACAGGCATCAGTGGCTGCTGAGAACAGCCTTGTTTGCAGCTTCATGCACTACATGGAGAAAGGTGCCAAGGGCTGGCACAAGGCCTGGTTCGTAGTCCCTGAAAGTGAGCCCCTTGTTCTCTACATCTATGGAGCTCCTCAG GACGTGAAAGCCCAGCGCAGCCTGCCCCTTATTGGCTTTGAGGTGGGGGCACCAGAGGCCAGTGAGCACAAGGAGAGGCGTCATGTCTTCAAGATCACCCAGAGTCACCTGGCCTGGTACTTTAGCCCAGAGACTGAGGAGCTTCAGAGGCGGTGGATGGATGTGTTGGCCCGAGCTGGGCGGGGAGATGAACTCCAGGCAGGCCGTTCCATTCTTGAGTCCGGAGAGGAGAgtgaaacagcagcagcagctgttgCAGCCTCAGCAATGGCAACAGGCCCTGGCCCAGAGCTAGAACCCCCTCCTCCTTCCACCTCCAAGCAGGGACCCCAGGGCTGA